The following coding sequences lie in one Lysobacter capsici genomic window:
- a CDS encoding helix-turn-helix domain-containing protein, whose protein sequence is MSADVSLLPELRPWIEQVWVSARPAAAPAHAREHSLPSGAMHLAIRLDGPPLRLYADAADRVGRVYSPAVVGGVRASYCIKDTSLPAASVGAVLRPGAALALFGVSAAELEGAHTDLRDLCGAQADALYERLSATADPRRRRAVFERFLRARLRPLHGLDPQIADALQRLQREPIGADGIAALAHGSGRSHRHFIARFREAAGLAPKRYARVLRFKRLLTALSATPRPGWAQLALDAGYFDQSHLIREFREFTGVSPRDYVAADAASAHHLPVG, encoded by the coding sequence ATGTCCGCCGACGTGTCGCTGCTGCCGGAACTGCGCCCCTGGATCGAACAGGTCTGGGTCAGCGCGCGTCCGGCCGCGGCGCCCGCGCATGCGCGCGAGCACTCGCTTCCCAGCGGCGCGATGCATCTGGCGATCCGGCTCGATGGGCCGCCGCTGCGGTTGTATGCGGATGCGGCCGATCGGGTCGGGCGGGTGTATTCGCCTGCGGTGGTGGGCGGGGTGCGGGCTTCGTATTGCATCAAGGACACTTCGTTGCCGGCCGCTTCGGTTGGCGCGGTGCTACGGCCGGGCGCCGCGCTGGCGTTGTTCGGCGTGTCCGCGGCCGAGCTGGAAGGCGCGCATACCGATCTGCGCGACCTGTGCGGCGCGCAGGCCGATGCGTTGTACGAACGCCTGAGCGCGACGGCCGATCCGCGGCGACGACGCGCCGTGTTCGAACGCTTCCTGCGCGCGCGCCTGCGGCCGCTGCACGGGCTCGATCCGCAGATCGCCGACGCCCTGCAGCGATTGCAGCGCGAACCGATCGGCGCCGACGGCATCGCCGCACTCGCGCACGGCAGCGGCCGCAGCCACCGACACTTCATCGCCCGCTTTCGCGAGGCCGCCGGCCTGGCGCCCAAGCGTTATGCGCGGGTGCTGCGTTTCAAGCGCCTGCTGACGGCGTTGTCGGCGACGCCGCGGCCGGGCTGGGCGCAACTGGCGCTGGATGCGGGGTATTTCGATCAATCGCATTTGATCCGCGAGTTCCGCGAGTTCACCGGCGTGAGCCCGCGCGACTATGTGGCGGCCGATGCGGCGAGTGCGCATCATCTGCCGGTGGGTTGA
- a CDS encoding 6-phosphofructokinase, with amino-acid sequence MPTAKSSAKPAGNLLYAQSGGVTAVINATASAVIETARARGIKVLAARNGILGALREELIDTSRESAAAIAALGHTPGGAFGSCRVKLKSLDADRARYERLLAVLKAHDVRWFLYNGGNDSADTALKVSRLAAEFGYPLTCIGVPKTVDNDLAVTDCCPGFGSAAKYTAVSVREAALDVAAMAETSTKVFVYEAMGRHAGWLAAAAGLAGDGADAAPHLILFPERPYNEADFFAKVKATVERVGYCVVVASEGIQTADGRFVADAGGGKDSFGHTQLGGVASHLAGRVKDALGYKVHWALPDYLQRSARHVASKTDVEQARAVGKAAVEYALKGMNSVMPVIVRTSDSPYRWKIEAAPLDKVANHEKKMPAGFLRKDGYGITAAARRYLEPLIRGEAPPPYGRDGLPKYVALKNVAIKPKLPPFEG; translated from the coding sequence ATGCCGACCGCGAAGTCCTCCGCAAAACCCGCTGGAAACCTGCTGTACGCGCAATCGGGCGGTGTGACCGCCGTCATCAACGCCACCGCCTCGGCGGTGATCGAGACCGCGCGGGCGCGCGGGATCAAGGTGCTGGCGGCCCGCAACGGCATCCTCGGCGCGCTGCGCGAGGAACTGATCGACACCTCCAGGGAGTCGGCCGCGGCGATCGCGGCCCTGGGCCATACCCCCGGCGGCGCGTTCGGCTCGTGCCGGGTCAAGCTGAAGTCGCTGGACGCCGACCGCGCCCGCTACGAGCGCCTGCTGGCCGTGCTCAAGGCCCACGACGTGCGCTGGTTCCTCTACAACGGCGGCAACGACTCGGCCGACACCGCGCTCAAGGTCTCGCGCCTGGCGGCCGAATTCGGCTATCCGCTGACCTGCATCGGCGTGCCCAAGACGGTCGACAACGACCTGGCGGTGACCGACTGCTGCCCCGGCTTCGGCTCGGCCGCCAAGTACACCGCGGTGTCGGTGCGCGAGGCCGCGCTGGACGTGGCGGCGATGGCCGAGACCTCGACCAAGGTGTTCGTCTACGAGGCGATGGGCCGCCACGCCGGCTGGCTCGCGGCCGCGGCCGGTCTGGCCGGCGACGGCGCGGACGCCGCGCCGCACCTGATCCTGTTCCCCGAGCGCCCCTACAACGAAGCCGATTTCTTCGCCAAGGTCAAAGCCACGGTCGAACGCGTGGGCTATTGCGTGGTGGTCGCCAGCGAAGGCATCCAGACCGCCGACGGCCGCTTCGTCGCCGATGCCGGCGGCGGCAAGGATTCGTTCGGCCACACCCAGCTCGGCGGGGTCGCCTCGCACCTGGCCGGGCGGGTCAAGGACGCGCTGGGCTACAAGGTGCACTGGGCGCTGCCGGATTATCTGCAGCGCTCGGCCCGGCATGTCGCCTCCAAGACCGACGTCGAACAGGCCCGTGCGGTCGGCAAGGCCGCGGTCGAGTACGCGCTCAAGGGCATGAACTCGGTGATGCCGGTGATCGTGCGCACCTCCGATTCGCCGTATCGCTGGAAGATCGAGGCCGCGCCGCTGGACAAGGTGGCCAATCACGAGAAGAAGATGCCAGCCGGGTTCCTGCGCAAGGACGGCTACGGCATCACCGCCGCCGCGCGGCGCTACCTGGAGCCGCTGATCCGCGGCGAGGCGCCGCCGCCGTACGGGCGCGACGGCCTGCCGAAGTACGTCGCGCTCAAGAACGTCGCGATCAAGCCCAAGCTGCCGCCGTTCGAGGGCTGA
- a CDS encoding adenylate kinase, which produces MRLVLLGAPGSGKGTQATRLKEHLQVPHISTGDLLRAEVAAGSKLGLEAKAVMDAGNLVSDEILLGMLEDRFSRPDTAGGFILDGYPRNLAQADAMDALLKKIGQPMDFAVQLEVPIELLVERIAGRAAEQGRKDDSPEAVRTRLKVYDDVTAPVIEYYRQHGRLTVVDGVGSLDEVFTRIIEALEPAPTVG; this is translated from the coding sequence ATGCGATTGGTACTACTGGGCGCGCCCGGTTCCGGCAAGGGCACGCAAGCCACGCGGCTCAAGGAGCATCTGCAGGTGCCGCATATTTCCACCGGCGATCTGTTGCGCGCCGAAGTGGCCGCCGGCAGCAAGCTGGGCCTGGAAGCCAAGGCGGTGATGGACGCCGGCAATCTGGTCAGCGACGAAATCCTGCTGGGCATGCTCGAGGACCGCTTCTCGCGTCCCGACACCGCCGGCGGTTTCATCCTCGACGGCTACCCGCGCAACCTGGCCCAGGCCGATGCGATGGACGCGCTGCTCAAGAAGATCGGCCAGCCGATGGACTTCGCCGTGCAGCTGGAAGTGCCGATCGAGCTGCTGGTCGAGCGCATCGCCGGCCGCGCCGCCGAGCAGGGCCGCAAGGACGACAGTCCCGAAGCCGTGCGCACCCGTCTGAAGGTCTACGACGACGTCACCGCGCCGGTCATCGAGTATTACCGCCAGCACGGCCGCCTGACCGTGGTCGACGGCGTGGGTTCGCTGGACGAAGTGTTCACCCGCATCATCGAGGCGCTGGAGCCGGCGCCGACGGTGGGTTGA